CGGCCGGTGTGCGCCGCTTGAACATCAGCCTGGACTCGCTGCAGCGCGAGCGCTTCGCCGCCTTTACCCGGCGTGACAGGCTCGACCAGGTATTGGCCGGTATCGAAGCCGCGCGTATGGCCGGCTTCGAGCGTATCAAGCTCAACAGCGTGGTGCAGAGCGGGCGCAATGACGACGAGGTGCTGGATCTGGTCGAGTTCGCCATCGAGCGCGGCCTGGATATCAGTTTCATCGAGGAAATGCCGCTGGGCAGCGTGGTCAGCCACAGCCGTGAGCAGACCTTCTGCTCCAGCGACGAGGTGCGCCAACGCATCGAGCAGCGCCATGCGCTGGTGCGCAGTAACAAGGTGACTGGCGGACCATCACGCTATTGGCAGGTGGTCGGTACGCAGACCCAGGTCGGTTTCATCTCGCCGCACAGCCACAACTTCTGCGGTGACTGCAACCGTGTGCGGGTCACGGCCGAGGGCAAGCTGGTGCTCTGCCTTGGCCATGACAACGCACTGGATCTCAAGCGTCTGTTGCGTGCTCATCCCGGTGACGGCGAACGCTTGCGTCAGGCGCTGATTGAGGCGCTGCGCCTCAAGCCCGAGCGGCACCACTTTGCCACCGACGAGCAGGTTCAGGTGGTGCGCTTCATGAGCATGACCGGCGGATAGACCGGTACCTGGATATCCATAACAACAATAGGGAGGCTCTGTATGAAGCCGTTATGCGTGTGCCTGTGTTCCAGCATTCTGCTGGCGCCAGCTGCACTGGCCCAGACCTATGTGGTTGGCGTTGAGGACATAGCCTTTGCACCGCATTACAGTCTTGATAGTGAAGGGCATTATCGTGGCTTCGCCCGCGAAGTGCTGGATAGCTTTGCTGCTAATAGCGGCATTAGCCTGATCTACAAACCGCTGCCGGTGGATCAGTTGCTGCCGGCCCTGTTGCGCAGCGAGGTCGACTTCAAGTACCCCGACAGCCCGCACTGGGGCACGGCTCAGAAGGCTGGCGTGACCCTGCACTATAGCCAGGCGGTAGTCGATTACGTCGATGGCGTGCTGGTGGCGCCGCAGCGCCAGGGGCAGGCGCCGGAGAATATCCGTCGCTTGGCCATGGTGCAGGGCTGGACGCCGCGTGGCTATGAACAGGCCATCGACAGCGGGCTGATCCAGCTGAGCTACAGCAAGGATTTACGCCAGATGATCCGCCAGGCGTTGAAGCATGACACTGACGGTGCTTACTTCAATGTAGTAGTGGCCACGCACTATTTGGACAACATTCGCGCTCGGCCAGGCGCGCTGGTATTCGATCCCAAACTGCCGCATACCCGTGGCAGCTTTCACCTGTCGAGCGTGCGTCACCCACAGCTTATCGCAGGTTTCGACCGCTTCCTTGCGGAGCGCGCGGCTCAGGTGGCGCAGCTCAAGGCGAGCTACCGGGTCGAGGCCAATCTCGATAGCGAATACATGGGGCTCGAGCAATGGAAGGTGGACTTTCTCGAACGCCAGAAAGGCAGAGCCGAGGCCCAGGCGCCGACTGCTTCCGATCGATGATGATCTGGACGTTGCCGTGCGCAGGCTTCGCTGCCTGCACCTGGGTATGCAGCAGACCAGGGTGCGGCACGGCGACCATCTGCCAGGTAGAGTCGGGCAGCTGATTCGGGCCAGACGCCTGGATCGGGGTGATGGAGGGCGCCGAGCCGATGGCGAAGGCAATCAGCGCCTAGCGCCTCCAGCTGCATCGAAGTAGTGGGCGAGCGGCCTTGGCGGTGAATGGCGGCACAGGTCGAGCTGGCGCCAACGCACTGCATCGCAGTTCGCAACGATGACGCCACACAGAAGCTGCGCGCATGGAAAAGGGGGGAAGGGCGCGAACGCCCATCCCCCTTTTTACCCGGCCGCCGTCCCTACCGACGTCAGCCAGGTCCATTGCGGCAATGGTCAGAAGTGATACTTGACCAGCGCCTGCACGGCGGTCTGGTCGAAACGATCACCCGAGCCATCCACTGGTTTGACGCCATATTTGGCGCGCCACATGTTGATCTCGGTGCCCACGTAGAGCTGGCGCTCCTTGCCGAACAGGGCCTTGCCCGCATCCCACTTGACCTGGACCGAGGAGCCGACCGAGGTCTGCGTGCCGGCATCGCGCGATGGCGAGCGCCAGTCGATGAAGCCGTCGACGACGAAATCCTGTTCGCCCAGGCTGAAAGGGTAGGCGGCACTGACAGTCAGCTGAGTGGCGTAGCCGTTGCTGTTACTGTCGGCGAAGAAGGTATGGTTGTTGATCTTGACCTGGTACAGGTTGGTCTTGAAGTAGGTGAAGCCGGGTACTTCCCAGTCCAGGCCGATGCCGTACAGGTAGTTCTCCGGGCCAGGGCCGCCATTGCCTTTTTCATAGGTGAAGGCGGCGTAGACGTCCTTGATCGGACCGGCAGCCAGCTTCTGCCCGGTCAGCCAGCTCAGGCTGATGCGCGGGGAGAATTCCATGTAATAGAAGGAATCCTTGTCATGCTGGCGGAAGGTGCCGTTGTTGAAGCTGCCGCGCGACTGCACGTTGTCGGCACGGATGTAGTCGACGAAATAGAAGAGGTCGCCCCAGGCCCAGCCGCTTGCGTGCTCGAAGGTAAAGGTAGTCTGGGTACGCTGTTCTTCGCCATTGAAGTTCATGCGCTGAAAGTTTTCGCCGTACAGGTATGACAGGCTGTTGTCCTGCCAGTGCAGCAGGTCGCCAGCGAGTGCCTGCTGACCAGAGAACAGTCCGGCTGACAGGGCGAGGCAGTGGGGTAGATGCTTGAGTTTCATGGCTTTTCCTTATTGTTGAGGTGCAGGCATCTGCTCCCGGCGGAGAATGCCGCCGGGAGTATTCGGTCAAGGCTGGGGATCAGATGGAGCGTGGTGCCGGGTCGAGGTCGCGGCTGAGGGTGTTCAGGCTGTCGTCGTTCGCCTCGTCCTGGCGGTTCTGCAGCACGGTATGCAGGTGCGCCTCGGGCTCGTAGTCATCTTCGGCCAGCGGTTCTTCCGGCAGGAAGATGTTCAGTGCGATGGCGCTGAAGGCACCGATGGCAATGGGTGAGCCGAGAATATTGCGCAGCATCTCCGGCATCTGTGCCAGGGCTTCTGGCACTGCCGCTACGCCAAGGCCAAGACCCAGGGAGATGGAAACGATGAGCATGTTGCGACGATGCAGGCCAGCCTCGGTGAGAATCTTGATACCGGCCACTGCCACGGTACCGAACATGATCAGCGTGGCGCCGCCCAGAACCGGCTTGGGCATGAGCTGCAGCACCGCGCCGACCATGGGGAACAGACCGAGCAGCACCAGAATGGCGGCGATATACAACGCGACATGGCGGCTGGCCACGCCAGTGAGCTGAATCACCCCGTTGTTCTGGCTGAAGGTGGTCATGGGCAGGCTGTTGAAT
This region of Pseudomonas wenzhouensis genomic DNA includes:
- the moaA gene encoding GTP 3',8-cyclase MoaA; the protein is MPSHQLVDPFGRRITYLRLSVTDRCDFRCTYCMSEDMVFAPRSQILSLEELYAVADAFIGLGVRRIRITGGEPLVRKNLLSLLQRLGGRTELDDLAITTNGSQLAEMAVALRAAGVRRLNISLDSLQRERFAAFTRRDRLDQVLAGIEAARMAGFERIKLNSVVQSGRNDDEVLDLVEFAIERGLDISFIEEMPLGSVVSHSREQTFCSSDEVRQRIEQRHALVRSNKVTGGPSRYWQVVGTQTQVGFISPHSHNFCGDCNRVRVTAEGKLVLCLGHDNALDLKRLLRAHPGDGERLRQALIEALRLKPERHHFATDEQVQVVRFMSMTGG
- a CDS encoding outer membrane protein OmpK, giving the protein MKLKHLPHCLALSAGLFSGQQALAGDLLHWQDNSLSYLYGENFQRMNFNGEEQRTQTTFTFEHASGWAWGDLFYFVDYIRADNVQSRGSFNNGTFRQHDKDSFYYMEFSPRISLSWLTGQKLAAGPIKDVYAAFTYEKGNGGPGPENYLYGIGLDWEVPGFTYFKTNLYQVKINNHTFFADSNSNGYATQLTVSAAYPFSLGEQDFVVDGFIDWRSPSRDAGTQTSVGSSVQVKWDAGKALFGKERQLYVGTEINMWRAKYGVKPVDGSGDRFDQTAVQALVKYHF